A window of Blastomonas sp. SL216 contains these coding sequences:
- a CDS encoding hydrolase 1, exosortase A system-associated — translation MRQHFTFACAGETLAATLDGSDGTTGLLIVSGGNEIRSGAHAGMAALAAEIAAAGHPVLRYDRRGIGDSTGENAGFESSADDIAAAVAAFRARCPQVTRLVAFGNCDAASALALFGPAAGVDALILANMWTIEAEDDGADEADAASTMTASAIRSRYLAKLKDPRELWRLASGGVNIGKLVRGLRQATAKTEVTGLVARLSEALATLDRPATLLVAEHDRTAMWFLEHWTSDAFAPARANPYLSLHRLDSGSHSFATASDKAWLRAQLLAALG, via the coding sequence ATGAGGCAGCATTTCACCTTTGCGTGCGCGGGCGAGACGCTCGCCGCGACGCTCGACGGGTCAGACGGCACCACCGGACTGCTGATCGTCAGCGGCGGCAACGAAATCCGCTCGGGCGCGCATGCCGGGATGGCTGCGCTCGCCGCCGAGATCGCCGCTGCAGGACATCCGGTGCTGCGCTATGACCGGCGCGGCATCGGCGACAGCACCGGCGAAAACGCCGGTTTTGAATCCAGCGCCGACGACATCGCCGCTGCCGTCGCCGCATTCCGCGCGCGCTGCCCGCAGGTCACGCGGCTGGTGGCGTTCGGCAATTGCGATGCGGCAAGCGCGCTGGCGCTGTTTGGCCCGGCGGCGGGCGTGGACGCACTGATCCTCGCCAACATGTGGACCATCGAGGCCGAGGACGACGGCGCGGACGAGGCGGACGCCGCGAGCACGATGACCGCCAGCGCGATCCGCAGCCGCTATCTCGCCAAGCTGAAGGACCCGCGCGAACTCTGGCGGCTGGCGAGCGGCGGGGTCAACATCGGCAAGCTGGTACGCGGCCTCAGACAGGCCACTGCCAAGACCGAAGTCACCGGCCTGGTCGCCCGGCTGAGCGAAGCCCTCGCCACGCTCGACCGCCCCGCCACCCTGCTCGTCGCCGAACACGACCGCACCGCGATGTGGTTCCTCGAACACTGGACGAGCGACGCCTTCGCCCCGGCCCGCGCCAACCCGTATCTGTCGCTCCACCGCCTCGACAGCGGCTCGCACAGCTTCGCGACGGCGAGCGACAAGGCGTGGTTGCGGGCGCAGCTACTGGCGGCGCTCGGGTAA
- a CDS encoding phosphopantetheine-binding protein, with protein sequence MSEIQTSGASDAIETVVRHVLRDILGLSEAQVAGFDRDTELFGALPELDSMAVAGLLTEMEDRLGILIEDDEVDGELFENFGNLVDFARAKAAA encoded by the coding sequence GTGAGCGAGATTCAGACCAGCGGAGCAAGCGACGCGATCGAAACCGTGGTACGCCATGTGCTGCGCGACATTCTGGGCCTGTCCGAAGCGCAGGTCGCTGGTTTCGACCGCGATACCGAGCTGTTCGGCGCGCTGCCCGAGCTTGATTCCATGGCGGTCGCCGGGCTGCTGACCGAGATGGAAGACCGTCTGGGCATCCTGATCGAGGATGACGAGGTCGATGGCGAGCTGTTCGAGAATTTCGGCAATCTGGTCGATTTCGCGCGGGCCAAGGCAGCCGCGTGA
- a CDS encoding GNAT family N-acetyltransferase: MTLNDEYHDNLKAAAAHRLSALDDPGRVGLFDRALWFDGLHRHCLADHAPHIAYAADHGDAVKLHLIDNGRSGLGSMANWYSFIWRPVFGGTPDEPRRRELMQAAAKKLSRATHRLILSPVPDECGSASLIEQTFTAMGWTVKREQCDENHVLHLHGRSFADYWQGRPGQLRSTVKRKGNKGVVDLRVETRFDAKDWDDYEAIYARSWKPEEGNPEFLRWLAQREAEAGRLRMGVASIDGQAVAAQFWTVENGTAYIHKLAHDERHIQASPGTLLTHALFAHVIDTDHVDLVDFGTGSDAYKRDWMEDVRPRYRLELTWPRSPKSWPYLAKSRVAGLAARFAKD, translated from the coding sequence ATGACGTTGAATGATGAATATCATGATAACCTGAAGGCTGCGGCTGCGCACCGGCTTTCTGCACTCGACGATCCGGGCCGGGTCGGGCTGTTCGATCGCGCCTTGTGGTTCGATGGACTGCACCGGCATTGCCTGGCGGATCATGCGCCGCATATCGCCTATGCCGCCGATCATGGCGATGCGGTGAAGCTGCACCTGATCGACAATGGCCGCTCCGGCCTCGGGTCGATGGCCAACTGGTACAGCTTCATCTGGCGTCCGGTCTTTGGCGGAACGCCCGATGAACCGCGCCGGCGCGAACTGATGCAGGCGGCGGCAAAGAAGCTGTCCCGGGCCACGCACCGGCTGATCCTCTCCCCCGTGCCCGACGAATGCGGATCGGCCAGCCTGATCGAACAGACCTTCACGGCGATGGGCTGGACGGTGAAGCGCGAACAGTGCGACGAAAATCACGTGCTGCACCTGCATGGCCGCAGCTTTGCCGATTACTGGCAGGGGCGGCCCGGCCAGCTGCGCTCCACCGTCAAGCGCAAGGGCAACAAGGGCGTGGTGGACCTGCGCGTCGAGACACGGTTCGATGCGAAGGACTGGGACGACTACGAGGCCATATATGCGCGCAGCTGGAAGCCCGAAGAGGGCAATCCCGAATTCCTGCGCTGGCTCGCCCAGCGCGAGGCCGAAGCCGGGCGGCTGCGCATGGGGGTTGCCAGCATCGATGGCCAGGCGGTCGCCGCGCAATTCTGGACGGTGGAAAACGGCACCGCCTATATCCACAAGCTCGCGCATGACGAACGGCATATCCAGGCCTCGCCCGGCACGCTGCTGACGCACGCGCTGTTTGCCCATGTCATCGATACCGATCATGTCGATCTGGTCGATTTCGGCACCGGCAGCGATGCCTATAAGCGCGACTGGATGGAGGATGTCCGCCCCCGCTATCGGCTCGAACTGACCTGGCCCAGGTCGCCCAAGTCCTGGCCCTATCTGGCCAAGAGCCGCGTCGCAGGGCTTGCCGCCCGTTTTGCTAAGGATTAA
- a CDS encoding acyl-CoA ligase (AMP-forming), exosortase A system-associated — MSLDPTPQPLDHLALRGEGSASALILREGSLSYDTLNLRIGLLAHWLTTLGLEHGDRVATWLPKNETTCLMPLAAARAGMVHVPINPVLKRAQVAHILADSGARLLIANPTRTGTLLAEDVPPHCTVIEDDAAMAAWKAGEASLGASAHDPHDLAAILYTSGSTGKPKGVMLSHANMWLGAISVAGYLGLDASDKTLCVLPLSFDYGQNQLLSTWAAGGTAIPLDYLMPRDVVKSCVRHGITTLAAVPPLWTQLVEIEWPDEATATMRRLTNSGGALSPALVKQLRGIFPATRIFAMYGLTEAFRSTYLDPVLIDGNPTSIGKAIPFAEILVVNDAGQDAAPGEEGELVHAGPLVAQGYWQDAERTAERYKPAPAFSTYGGMAVWSGDRVRRDVQGLMYFVGRRDAMIKSSGNRISPAEIEDAATSTGLAAEAVALGIPDPQLGQAILLLVRPAAVPQPEQLADDLLIAMKRDLPAFMLPRLIELRDAFPKNPNGKIDRALLVAEIEERFK, encoded by the coding sequence ATGTCTCTCGATCCCACTCCGCAGCCGCTCGATCATCTGGCTCTCCGGGGCGAAGGCTCCGCAAGCGCGCTGATACTGCGTGAAGGCAGCCTTAGCTACGACACGTTAAACTTGCGTATCGGATTGCTTGCCCATTGGTTAACCACATTGGGGCTGGAGCATGGCGACCGGGTCGCGACCTGGCTCCCCAAGAACGAGACCACCTGCCTGATGCCGCTGGCAGCGGCAAGGGCGGGCATGGTGCATGTGCCGATCAACCCGGTGCTCAAGCGCGCGCAGGTGGCGCATATCCTGGCCGATAGCGGGGCAAGGCTACTGATCGCCAATCCGACGCGCACGGGGACATTGCTGGCCGAAGATGTGCCGCCCCATTGCACGGTGATAGAGGATGATGCCGCGATGGCGGCCTGGAAGGCGGGGGAAGCGAGCCTCGGGGCGTCCGCGCACGATCCCCACGATCTCGCCGCGATCCTCTACACCTCGGGCTCGACCGGCAAGCCCAAGGGCGTGATGCTCAGCCACGCGAACATGTGGCTCGGCGCGATCAGCGTGGCGGGCTATCTCGGGCTCGATGCCAGCGACAAGACCTTGTGCGTGCTGCCCTTGAGCTTCGATTATGGTCAGAACCAGCTGCTCTCCACCTGGGCCGCAGGGGGAACCGCCATCCCGCTCGATTATCTGATGCCGCGCGATGTGGTGAAGTCCTGCGTCCGGCATGGCATCACCACGCTGGCTGCGGTGCCGCCGCTCTGGACGCAGCTGGTCGAGATCGAATGGCCGGATGAGGCGACCGCGACGATGCGGCGGCTGACCAATAGCGGCGGCGCGCTCAGCCCTGCGCTGGTCAAACAGCTGCGCGGGATATTCCCCGCGACCCGTATTTTCGCGATGTATGGCCTGACCGAAGCCTTCCGCTCGACCTATCTCGACCCCGTACTGATCGACGGCAATCCGACGAGCATCGGCAAGGCGATCCCCTTTGCCGAGATCCTGGTGGTCAACGATGCGGGGCAGGATGCCGCACCGGGCGAGGAGGGCGAGCTCGTGCATGCAGGTCCCCTGGTTGCCCAGGGCTATTGGCAGGATGCCGAACGCACCGCCGAGCGCTACAAGCCCGCGCCCGCCTTCTCGACCTATGGCGGCATGGCCGTCTGGTCGGGTGACCGGGTAAGGCGCGACGTACAGGGCCTGATGTATTTCGTCGGACGCCGCGACGCGATGATCAAGTCTTCGGGCAACCGCATCAGCCCGGCGGAAATCGAAGACGCGGCGACCTCCACCGGGCTGGCGGCAGAGGCGGTGGCGCTGGGCATTCCCGATCCGCAGCTCGGCCAGGCCATCCTGTTGCTCGTCCGCCCCGCCGCCGTGCCGCAGCCCGAACAGCTGGCCGACGATCTGCTGATCGCGATGAAGCGCGACCTGCCGGCGTTCATGCTGCCCAGGCTGATCGAATTGCGCGACGCATTTCCCAAGAACCCGAATGGCAAGATCGACCGCGCGCTGCTGGTCGCCGAAATCGAGGAACGTTTTAAATGA
- a CDS encoding pyridoxal-dependent decarboxylase, exosortase A system-associated, whose amino-acid sequence MKPLGPIPAGFSSIDGELAVQGIKASALVERAGDSPCFIYSSDMLRARVASLRAAMPDRLAIHYAMKANPFAPVLKLMASLVDGIDIASAGELVLAQAAGMDARRISFAGPGKRDRDLEAAIADGVTLNLESEGECDRALAIGQRIGVQPRLAVRVNPDFDLRGSGMRMGGGAKPFGIDQARVPALVRHILAEGAHWRGFHIFAGSQALDADAIIETQGKTLDLAAQLAEEAGAVPEHLNLGGGMGIPYFPGDTPVDIAKVGAALGERFAALPDTLKDTHFAMELGRWLAGEAGVYLTRIVDRKTSHGELYLVTDGGLHHQLAASGNFGTVVRRNYPVAIASRFDAEPSEEANVVGCLCTPLDRLADKAHLPQAEVGDLVAVFCAGAYGATASPADFLGHGKAAELLV is encoded by the coding sequence ATGAAGCCTTTGGGGCCGATACCCGCTGGATTTTCGAGCATCGATGGCGAGCTAGCGGTGCAGGGCATCAAGGCCAGCGCTCTGGTCGAGCGCGCTGGCGACAGCCCATGCTTCATCTATTCGTCGGACATGCTGCGCGCGCGCGTCGCTTCGCTGCGTGCGGCGATGCCCGATCGGTTGGCGATCCACTATGCGATGAAGGCCAATCCCTTCGCGCCGGTTTTGAAGCTGATGGCCTCGCTGGTCGATGGCATCGATATCGCCTCGGCAGGCGAGCTGGTGCTGGCCCAGGCGGCGGGCATGGACGCACGGCGCATCAGCTTTGCCGGACCCGGCAAGCGTGACCGCGACCTGGAAGCGGCAATCGCGGACGGCGTGACGCTCAACCTTGAATCCGAAGGCGAATGCGATCGCGCGCTGGCGATCGGGCAACGCATCGGCGTGCAGCCGCGGCTTGCCGTCAGGGTCAATCCGGATTTCGATCTGCGCGGATCGGGCATGCGCATGGGCGGCGGGGCCAAGCCCTTCGGCATCGACCAGGCGCGCGTCCCTGCGCTCGTCCGGCACATTCTGGCCGAAGGCGCGCACTGGCGCGGCTTTCACATCTTCGCCGGATCGCAGGCGCTCGATGCCGATGCGATCATCGAGACGCAGGGCAAGACGCTCGATCTGGCCGCGCAACTGGCCGAGGAGGCAGGCGCGGTGCCCGAGCATCTGAACCTCGGCGGAGGCATGGGCATCCCCTATTTCCCGGGCGACACCCCGGTCGACATTGCCAAGGTCGGCGCTGCGCTGGGCGAGCGCTTTGCGGCGCTGCCCGATACGCTCAAGGACACGCATTTCGCGATGGAGCTGGGCCGCTGGCTGGCGGGCGAGGCAGGCGTCTATCTGACCCGGATCGTCGACAGGAAGACCAGCCATGGCGAGCTGTATCTTGTCACCGATGGCGGGCTGCACCATCAGCTCGCGGCGAGCGGCAATTTCGGCACCGTCGTGCGGCGGAACTATCCGGTGGCCATCGCCAGCCGCTTCGATGCCGAGCCGTCAGAAGAGGCCAATGTCGTCGGTTGCCTGTGCACTCCGCTCGACCGGCTGGCCGACAAGGCGCATCTGCCACAGGCTGAGGTCGGCGATCTGGTCGCGGTGTTCTGCGCCGGGGCCTATGGCGCCACCGCCAGCCCGGCCGATTTCCTCGGCCATGGCAAGGCGGCGGAACTGCTCGTCTAG
- the eda gene encoding bifunctional 4-hydroxy-2-oxoglutarate aldolase/2-dehydro-3-deoxy-phosphogluconate aldolase, with amino-acid sequence MTDINPSSGPAIETIMRTAPVIPVIVINDVADAVPMAEALVAGGLKVLEVTLRTPAALEAIAAMKQVEGAIVGAGTVIDPKTLDAALKAGSEFIVSPGLTDNLGRAAIESGIPFLPGIANAGDIMRGLDMGLTHFKFFPAMAAGGIPALKSLAAPFGQCKFCPTGGVTLETAGNWLAIDPVLCVGGSWMIPAGPVDPTAIQRNAAAAHALA; translated from the coding sequence ATGACTGATATCAACCCTTCTTCTGGCCCCGCAATCGAGACCATCATGCGGACCGCGCCGGTCATCCCGGTGATCGTCATCAACGATGTCGCCGATGCGGTGCCGATGGCCGAGGCGCTGGTCGCTGGCGGCCTGAAGGTGCTCGAAGTAACGCTGCGCACCCCTGCCGCGCTGGAGGCCATTGCCGCGATGAAGCAGGTCGAAGGCGCGATTGTCGGCGCGGGCACGGTGATCGACCCCAAGACACTCGATGCAGCGCTCAAGGCTGGCTCCGAATTCATTGTCTCGCCGGGCCTGACCGATAATCTTGGACGTGCAGCGATCGAGAGCGGCATCCCGTTCCTGCCCGGTATCGCCAATGCAGGCGACATCATGCGCGGGCTCGACATGGGCCTTACCCATTTCAAGTTCTTCCCCGCGATGGCCGCAGGCGGCATCCCCGCATTGAAGTCACTCGCCGCGCCCTTTGGCCAGTGCAAGTTCTGCCCGACGGGCGGCGTGACGCTCGAGACCGCAGGCAACTGGCTGGCGATCGATCCGGTACTCTGCGTCGGCGGCAGCTGGATGATCCCGGCGGGCCCGGTAGACCCTACTGCCATCCAGCGCAACGCCGCAGCGGCGCACGCGCTGGCTTGA